Genomic DNA from Hordeum vulgare subsp. vulgare chromosome 2H, MorexV3_pseudomolecules_assembly, whole genome shotgun sequence:
ACAAAGATggccaagtcgatgatgccactgctggaaggaacTGGTAGCTGAGGCGACCGAGGCGAAGGAACTGGCGATAGTGGTGGTAGCGGAAGGAACGTGAAGCCAGTCTAACTCCCAAAGACCCTGAGAATCACGGCGGCCAGCCCCAACCAAAGTATGCGTGCGACGATCCTGGACAGAACAAAAGTTAACATCAAGAATGacgcgacaaccagaatcagtaaGTTGGTCAGCAGAAAACGGATTCATAGTAAGGCgaggaacatgagaaacatcaggaacagaataagaaGGAGTGGTAAGATTGCATCTACTAGCAATAGAAAGAGGAGTACCATCAGcagtgaggacatgaacaggaaAATCAAGCGACCTAAGAGAGGACAAAGTGGAAGAATGAGAAGACATATGAAAAGAAGCTCCGGAGTCCacaacccatggggatgtacctgactgtgaagaaggtggttgctcagtgcgggaagcttcagtcacagaaccagcagtacccgtcgaggaagaacctgagGCAGCAAGaagacgcttaagtctcagaatatcctgctcagtcaaagcggtggctgaagctgtcgaggtagaagACGAAGTCCCTAAATATGATGATCGCGCCTTGCGCATGTGTTTCCTCTTCTGGAAGCActgggactcaatatgaccatcattgttgcagtagccgcAATGTGGATGGGGGCGGCCTAagcctccagaaggagtgggcaagagcgacggagcactcgagcgagaaggggtcggtgcagcaggtggcATAGAAGGAGCCTGAGCAGCGAGCACAGAGGGAACCTCTAGTAAGCCAACcgcacgtaagcgagtctcctcatcacgaatctcagaaagcgcctccatgagagtaATACgtccacgagcaaacaactgagcacgccggggctcaaaaTCCTTACCGAGCCGAGACAAGAACTCATAGACACGGTGAAACTCCAAATTGGCGTGTACAACCTGGCACCAGGGGCAAGTATGACAACCAGCACTacggagagaatcaagctggagccagatagcagaactatgtgcatagaaatcatcaacattggagtcaccctgctgaacagcatgctcctgacggaccatagagaggtataaggcatcaccagtgGGCTCATAGCGCTAACGAAGACAGTTCCATATCTCAAagacagtaggaaggcccagaaactcagaagcaaactgaGGCAAAACACTAacagtgagaacagctgcagcacgagcatcatcatcaagtcACTGGGTGTAAACAGACAAAGCACCATGagtctgaagagcctcctcataagtcaAGAACTGCTCATCATAAGCACGAATAATGGCCTCATGAGTGAGCCTAGCTGCATCCTTCGCAGCCTGGATAGCATCTGCAGGAAGAACCGGTGGCGTCGCCGGAGCAGGGGCCACAGGAGGGACCGGACATGGCGGACAATGGACCTCGCCAGAAAGAACGCCCCCATAGACGGATACCACGCATATGGATGCGCATGAAGCCAACGAACTCGGTGTGGATAGTGCCATCAAAAATCACCGGACAACGAGGAACGGTAACATAGCCCAATGCAGCTGACATTTTTTAGGAATCTCGGCGGCAGCAGATCGCGAGAGCCAGCAGGATCCAATCGGGCGACCGGGAGGGAGGATCGAGCGGAGCTCGCAACGAGTAGCTGCTGGAGATCGATCCCTGCTTGCTGGATCGACCGGAGTTGGCTGAGTCCACGTAGGCGAGCGGAGACTCCAAAAGAAACGACGAGGCAGCGGCCTGATCCGCGGCGGACTGGAGGAGGCTGCTGGAATCCGGCGAGGGGCGACGGGATCCACAAGGCAGCGACGGAATCCGGCGGCCTGGGACGAAGACCTACGGGGGCCGGCGGGAGATCGAGGACGGGGGTTCGATCGGGGAGAGCTGGCGGCTTCAAGCGGGCAGACCCAGGAGCGGGACGAGCCTTCGATCGAGCGGGACGAGGCGCCCCCTGATTTGATCGAGCGGGACGAGAGGAGATCAAGCGGGAGCAGAGCCGCGTCGAGCGGGGCTGGAGATCGAGGCCGGGCTTCGATCGAGACGAGCGGGAGTAGGAGATCGAGGCCAGCGAGATGGATCAAACGCAAGAGTTGTAGCATGTAAAAAAttaacctagctctaataccatgttaggaatatgaAACTTAGTATTCCAATGAGGCCATGgaccgatatatatatatatatatatatatatatatatatatatatatatatatatatatatatatatatatatatatatatatatatatatatatatatatgtgtgtgtgtgaaacatatgcaggaaaccccttatacaatgggataaGTACAAAGAGATACATGACTATATTAAAAGAagtgttttatttaaaaaaatattagggGTGCACCTTTCGGAACTGCTTCAAATGGCTCTTGACAAACAGGTTCGAAGTATTTTAAATACTTCAAAATACCTTGTAATGACAGAACCGTGGTATTGTGTATCTATGGACTAAATTATTGTAGTTTTCAATACTTCAGTTTTATAATATTTTGTTATCAAATGGGGCCTTAGTTTTTTAACCAAGAATTGCCATGCTTGCTAGCAAATTACCGTCCTCGCGACAGCATAATTTGCCGTAAAAAACTTCCGATATGCCCTGCTAAAAACATATCTGATGTTCGTTTTGTACCAAAATCTTTTTTCATTACAACAAGCCATTTCCTTTGCTCACGATATATAGTTTAGGTTGAGGCGACCATCTTAGGGAAGCAATGATCATCAAGGTTATCTGCGACACTAGCGGATGAACTTTTGCTGGAGTACAGAAGAAAAAGAATCAGATGAACCTTTTGCAGCAGCCTTACTCAATTCACAATTAGACATGGACATCGTATACACAGAGTAACTTGTGTCCGTATGATCACCCTGTATGTTGTATCTTGCATGTGTTACTACTACTTACTACTGTGCAGGAGTCAGGTCCTCTGCCTTCCAGACCGGGAGGACCCCCTGGCCGGCCAGCCTCTTATACACCCAGAACACCACGTACTGTGGAGTGACCCTCTTCTCGTCGATCAGGAACGGCTCGATGGTGCTCACCTCCATGGAGTAGGAAGTCATCGCAAAGCCCTTGGGTCCTGCAGTTGTCAGCCCATTGAAGTGAGAATTCAGATTAGTTGAGACTAGAGATGGTTTTATTGTTATAGTTTTTGGGCTATAAAGTGATTGATTACAGTAATTTGCGCTGAGGTTTTCAGAAGTTTACAGGAACAACAAACTAGGTCATGAAGGATTGTCATGTCAACAGTTTTCTCAGCAAGTAACTAACATTGCAATGCACGGGGAGAAACGGCATTCTACTATTGACACAAGAGTTTCAAAGTTACTAGTTTTTACCTGTGAGGTCTCCTTGTGGGAAGAAGGCCCAGAAGTAGTAGGGTATGTCTTCCTTCACGAAGGAGCCTTCCAACTGCAAATCATGGACACCTAAAGGATCAGAACGACACCAACGTAGTACATTGGAGATCGCTAGCATTTGCGTGATGGCTGAAGAGTGAGGAACCAAGTGCTTGAACGTGCAGTGAGCCTATTCCATGCCTAGTACTAGCAGTTCCTAATTACTCAAAGCTTGCACGGTAATAGTGTAGTAGCGATGccaaatcacaagtatcatgggTCTGTGACTGGCGCGCAATCGCTTGTCGATATGAATCACTGATCTCACCGTGTTGTTCTGGAACGTCAGCACGACTTGGGACACGTCCTCCTCGGCCTCCAGCGCAGTCTTCAAAGGAGGGATGATCTCTTCCTCCATCATCTCCGGCAGTGGCTTTGGCGGGGCCTTCTTCGGCTTGGCCGCTGCTGGCTTGGCTGCCGGCTTGGCCTCCGCGGCTGCGGCTTCCTTCTTGTCACCGTCTGCATCCTTCGTCTCGCTAACTGCGTCAGAACACGCAAAATTCAGGTACATCGATATAGGCAGCACCAGCATCCGAAGCTTTTAAAGCTTCATGAACAAGAACAGCGCGGATGATCATCACAGCGTACACCACTTGATCGCAGCACTCATTTCCTAATGCCACAGTGAATTAAGCAGAGTGATCGAATGGGAGTACCAGCGgttgcggcggcggcggtggcgccgGCCGACGACTCCTGCACGGCGCAGCAGGAGGCCACGGAGCGAGGGAAGGCGACGACGAGTGGCAGTCGCTTCGCGAAGAGCGGCGCGGCGGAGCACTTGCACCTCGTCGCCGCATGCCGGCCCGTGAGCGGCGGGCTGGTGAGCCTCGGCGAGTGCAGAGCCCGGGTCGCCATGGGATGAGTCTGCCGCGCAGCCGATCGACGCCTTCCGGTGGATGGGTCGTTGCTGGCCACTGGTTGGGTTGGGTGGCGCTGCACCGACGCCGCTCTATCTGCACCCCGATGGAGAAGAGAAGAGACCGGTGCAGCATGGCTGCCCGCCTCTGAGCCAGCCGTTTCCTCGTCTGCTGCTGTGGCTGACGGCCTGCAACAAACGCGAGCCGCCGGATCAAAAACCGATGTTTCCGATCAACCCacaaggccacaagcttggatcgTATGATTTCTGGAGAAGACGCGTATCATTTCATTTTATTAACACTAAAAAATAATGctaagggcctctttgattcgcAGGATTTTTAAAACGCAGGAATAGAAAAAAATGGAGGATTTGAGTGGCATGTTCATTTGAACCCATAGGATTAGTAAGGAGTGTTTGATGCCATAAGGAAAACAAAGGAATTGCAAAAGAAGTTGACGTGGATGTTAGATTTCCTATGAAATGTAGTACAAAAGATTCCATAAGAAAAATTCCAATGGGATTCAATCCTATGATTCAAAGGACCAATATAGAAAAAAAATCCTAAGGGTTTTAATCCTTTAAAAATCCTATAGAATTCCTTTGAATCAAAGGAGCCCTAATTGGCTTCTCTAGGAAGGAATTGACATACCATGGTCGGAGGAAATTGCCTCTTATAACTAAAATTGTCATAAAGATCGTTCTCAATGCCATTCTTCTAGCCGAATGTTCGCCAACTATTGAAGTCCAAAAACTTTGCTATCTACAGAATGCTTTAGATGatcctttattactgataaactgAATGTTATGTTGACTCGGtgtgaatgttatccacaattggCTCACGGGCTCTTGGCAACCCTTTGtgattaataaaaaatactggagcctACAAACCCACGTGTAGGTGAAATGTGCCAAAATTGCAAGTCCCCTGTGGCATTCCCTTTTTTTCGataaaaactttgttgtttgaattTCAGGGGAAAAAGGATCACCGAATATTCGGGAGAAAAGTCATTCACAGCACTACTAAATATAGAATGTACACGCTTTAGGCCCCGTTtggaaccactcagattatataatctgatttttataatctattatgtctccaaacatGGTAAATTATATTGCAGTTTATAAAAACTAAATgttcagattattaaaaactcataatctactctgccccggctaaaatcagattatggattagtAATGACCCATTATCCTTGAAAACTTGGAGATAATTACCTACTGCCACCGCCACCGTCCTCCAAACATGCTCATCTAGATTATTACCTTTGCAGCTAAAAAACAGAGGAAAGACATGTCATTGTATAATATAAAACCTGGATTatggtttatataatctggcttcCAAACATatacacctagattatttttataaatcagattatataatctatcttcataatctaaattattataatctattgtggttccaaacagggccaacGTGTGTGACTTCAGTAAAATGTGGCTGCAACCTTTTGGCTGTCATATAGAGCGACTTTGGTACAAGCATGTCGAAAGTTAACCTCCGCATGTAACAAACCCAGCATATATTGCTCTCGGTGAACtgcaaacaaaaaaaatatgatgCAGTTGCAACCGAGAGATGCCTAGCTGCACGGCACAGCATCGGGTCGTTTTCTCGTCTCCCACTTCACTGACGGTGGCCCCGTGTCCCCGCACCCCAGACCCGGCCGAAGACTTCCCAAGTCCCCCAACGCACGCGATCCATGCCTCTTGGCCCGGTCCAAATACGCAGAATGACACCAGCCCGCAAGCTCGGTGGGCCGCGGGCCCGCTCCACGCCGCAGCTGGAGCCAGGGCAAGCGCGCACGCAACCGCTTTCCATTCCGTGCCGTCCGATCCCTGCAGCTCCCCACCACGAACAACCACACGGCTCACGGGCATCGCGTGCTCGCCTGCCtgtcccctcctccttccttgtcGCGGCCGCCGGCCGTTGCGCGCAGGGGATCTGTGGACACGGACCACACAGTCAGAAGAGCCTAGACGCGCGGCGGGCCACACGACGCGGCGGCACAACGTGGCATGGACCGAGTCCACCGCGGCGCAGAGCGCGGGGCAAGGCATGCTGCTGGCCCAAGTTAATTACGTACCCCCGATAATAACCATTAATTAACCGTTATTATTCTGGTTAACCTAATTAACAGGCATGCTGCTGTATAGAACTTCCAGCTATGTTGAATCTGGTCCGTCCACGCGCGTACAGCTCTCGGCGGGGTTGAAAATATGCTCTCTAGTCTTCTGGTTAACCTAATCCGGCACCGTTCGGCGGCTGCGCATCACGGATCTCCAAAGCGAAACGCGAAGCAGCGAAACACACACGGCAAACGCACTGTGAGATACTGACATGTGGGACCATCACGCAGCGTGGACCCAACGAGCGCAGAGGGAGGCGTgccgttcttctcctcctcccgttTCAATTTCAGCGCAGAGACGCGTCAAACTCGGGGAGCCCGGATATTCAACACGGGCGGGCCCGCCAGAGAGCACTCGGGGCAGGGGCAGGGGCGTAAAATCCCCATCGGCCAAAAAAAGCAGCAGGGTCGCCCTAGAAACGGGGAGCATCCAAGGAAGGGCATCCGCTCGGATCTTCTCTCCTCCTCGGGCCGCTCACCGACAGCGCGGCCGTCCCGGCTCTAGCCACCAGCGGTCGCGTTACCCCACCCACCACCAGTCCACCACTCGCGCTGCGCGGCGCAACTTGACAAAAGAAAGCGAAAGGCAGCAGCTGTACTCCGCCATCGCATCGCATCctcacccacccacccacccaccgcAGCCTCCTCTTTTACTCTCAAGTCTAAACGAAAATCACGGGTCCGCGAGGCCAAAGCTAGCCACGGAAGGGGGGGGCCACCTAACAGAGGGACACAGCTCGGGCCTCGTGGTAGACCGGCACGGATGGCACCACCGTGAACCAGAGACACAGCAGAGCAAGGCAATGCCTCAGCAGCCAAAAACTGCTAAATAACTCCAAAAGCCCATTTGCTATAGTGGGGAGGAGCGCGGGGCTCGGCCATCCCTGCAACCACAGCCATTTCACCTATCTCAAAGCACGTAGCGCCCGTGCAGAGCCGCCGGCAGGCAGAGCCAGCGGCCGGTCATCATCAGTAAGAAGCACACAGCACAGACAGACACTTCAACCAGGGCAAAGTATAAAATTTTCAAATGCAGGCAACGGCTATTAGGGGCGTTTCAAAGGGGGGCAGTTCCCGGGCTTTTTCTTGGAGGGAAACCTGACAATGCTGACAATGTAACAGGAATTTCAAAGGAAGGAGGGAAACCCCCCAGGGGTGTTGTAACTACCATTTCAAATTATGGAGGGAAAACTCAGCAAGGGTGCAGGCGAAGAGGGAAGCTGGTTCGCTGACTACTACAACTCCATTTTCCC
This window encodes:
- the LOC123425363 gene encoding uncharacterized protein LOC123425363; amino-acid sequence: MATRALHSPRLTSPPLTGRHAATRCKCSAAPLFAKRLPLVVAFPRSVASCCAVQESSAGATAAAATAVSETKDADGDKKEAAAAEAKPAAKPAAAKPKKAPPKPLPEMMEEEIIPPLKTALEAEEDVSQVVLTFQNNTLEGSFVKEDIPYYFWAFFPQGDLTGPKGFAMTSYSMEVSTIEPFLIDEKRVTPQYVVFWVYKRLAGQGVLPVWKAEDLTPAQ